The sequence GAACTAAATTTCTTAATATTATAATTTAACTTTTTTAGTGGATCTAAACTCTTCATAACTGATAGATATAAAGATATTAGAAGAATAACAGTTATAAAAAATCCAGCCCAAAGTGGGTCATTGATATTTTTTGAACCAATACTTTCAAAAGTTATATTAAAAGATTTGTTATGTAGATGTAGATATAAAACATTTTGATATTTTAAAGATATAAATTCACCAATAGGAGTGTTGTTTGTAAATATAATTTTTCCATTTAAAACATTATTTATTAAATTTTTATCTTTAACTATTGCAAGATTAAAGGTTTTGAAGTAGTCTTCAATGTCTTGAGGTGGTGTTGATTTTCTATATAAAGATATAAGATAATCGATAGAATTCAGCTGAGAAATTCTCATACGATCAAAGGCTTGATTTGTCTGAATTCTACCAAATGTTATAAATAGCACACACACCAAAGTAAATGCTATAGTAAATACAATGCTAATTTTTGTACTTAAAGAGTTCTTCATCCTATGAGTTTATATCCTATACCACGAACAGAGAAAATATGTTTAGGATTTTTAGAATTATCACCTATTTTAGCACGAAGCCTTCCTATAATAACATCAAGACTTTTAGAATCTTTGTCTTTTAGGCTTTTGCAATTATATACAAGTTGTTCTCTTGATACTGAAAAGCTGTGTTGTTTGATTAGATATTCTAGAATTTCATATTCAGCTGGCGTTAATACTAGCGGTTCATTGTTGTAATAAATTTCATGTCTTTTTTCATCAACTCTAAAAGCACTATCAATTTCGGATTCTTGTGCTTCTGATGTTTTTTTATAGCGTCTTATAAGACTCATAATTCTTGCATACATCTCTTTTGGATCATATGGTTTTGGCATATAGTCATCCGCACCTATTTGAAGCCCAATTACACGGTCACTAACATCACTTCTAGCTGAAGATATAATTATAGGGATATCATATTTTTCACGAATTTCTCTACACACCTCAAGCCCGTCCATTCCAGGCAAAGTTAAATCAAGAATAAGTAGATCGTAGTTTTTAACCCCAGCGCTAAGTCCAAGATAAGGGTCTTCATAATTGGTTATTTTTATATTAAATTTAAGTAAATATTCAGATAAAATTTGTGCAAACTCAACATCATCTTCAATCATTAAAACATTAATCATATTGGTCCTTCTATTATTTTAAAATACATTATATCAAAAATTTATAAATATTTTAATATATTTAGATAAAATCAAAGATTGAATACAATACAAACGGAGAAAAAATTGGCAAGTTTAGATTATTATGAAATTTTAGAAGTATCTAGGGATGCTAGCGATGATGAGATAAAAAAAGCTTTTAGAAAAATGGCTTTAAAATACCATCCTGATAGAAATCAAGGAGACAAAGAGGCTGAAAAAAAATTTAAAGAAGTAAATGAGGCCTATCAGTGCTTAGGCGATAGAGAAAAAAGAAATATTTATGATACATATGGAAAAGATGGATTAAACGGAGCTTCTGGAGGAGGTTTTGGCGGATTTGAAGATTTTGATTTAGGGGATATATTTAGTTCATTTTTTGGCGATGGATTTGGTGGTGCGACTGGACAAAGAAGACAAAGAAATTTGGATAATTATCCCTTAGA is a genomic window of Campylobacter blaseri containing:
- a CDS encoding response regulator transcription factor, whose protein sequence is MINVLMIEDDVEFAQILSEYLLKFNIKITNYEDPYLGLSAGVKNYDLLILDLTLPGMDGLEVCREIREKYDIPIIISSARSDVSDRVIGLQIGADDYMPKPYDPKEMYARIMSLIRRYKKTSEAQESEIDSAFRVDEKRHEIYYNNEPLVLTPAEYEILEYLIKQHSFSVSREQLVYNCKSLKDKDSKSLDVIIGRLRAKIGDNSKNPKHIFSVRGIGYKLIG